The Setaria italica strain Yugu1 chromosome IX, Setaria_italica_v2.0, whole genome shotgun sequence genome has a window encoding:
- the LOC101769875 gene encoding uncharacterized protein LOC101769875, whose protein sequence is MEKERRQGFFSALKGEVVRGLSPARSRGKSLLPRTRKTAAAAAEAPTPEELAQYAPEQFVAHSGSLRPGGEVLAPLMEGPEVSEDDAFGEESGRRDGFGQWVRGHLARAPLMAGGGDGGSGSFRRSDLRLLLGVMGAPLAPVSASAAEPLPHLSVKGAPIESSSAQYILQQYLAASGGAKVLRSVRNAYAMGKVRMVASEFETATRVVKNRGSGAAASAVEQGGFVLWQMSPDMWYVELAVGGSKVRAGCNGRLVWRHTPWLGAHAAKGPVRPLRRALQGLDPLSTARLFAEARCVGERKVAGEDCFILKLSADAETLRQRSEGPAEIIRHVLFGYFSQRTGLLAQLEDSHLTRIQPHAGGDAVYWETTISSFLEDYRAVDGVAIAHAGRSAVTLFRFGETAMSHTKTRMEEAWTIQEAAFNVPGLSTDCFIPPADIRRGSAGEPHCELPPRGGKAGAVHPARVAAAERAHPRRDAVAGDRIHWTVEM, encoded by the exons atggagaaggagaggaggcagGGGTTCTTTTCGGCGCTCAAAGGGGAGGTGGTGCGGGGCCTctcgccggcgaggtcgcggGGGAAGTCGCTGCTTCCGCGCACGCGCAAgacggctgctgctgcggcggaggCCCCGACGCCCGAGGAGCTCGCCCAGTACGCGCCGGAGCAGTTTGTGGCCCACTCCGGCAGCCTCCGGCCGGGCGGCGAGGTCCTGGCGCCGCTCATGGAGGGCCCGGAGGTGTCCGAGGACGACGCGTTCGGTGAGGAGTCCGGACGGCGAGACGGGTTCGGGCAGTGGGTGCGCGGCCACCTGGCCCGTGCCCCGctgatggccggcggcggcgacgggggcagcGGGTCGTTCCGCCGCTccgacctccgcctcctcctcggcgtcaTGGGCGCGCCGCTGGCGCCCGtctcggcctccgccgcggagCCGCTGCCGCATCTCTCCGTCAAGGGCGCCCCCATT GAGTCCTCGTCGGCGCAGTACATCCTGCAGCAGTACCtggcggcgtccggcggcgcgAAGGTGCTCCGGTCGGTGCGGAACGCGTACGCGATGGGGAAGGTGCGGATGGTGGCGTCGGAGTTCGAGACGGCCACCCGGGTGGTGAAGAAccgcggctccggcgccgccgcctccgccgtggAGCAGGGCGGGTTCGTGCTCTGGCAGATGTCCCCGGACATGTGGTACGTGgagctcgccgtcggcggcagCAAGGTCCGCGCCGGCTGCAACGGGCGCCTCGTCTGGCGCCACACGCCGTGGCTCGGCGCCCACGCCGCCAAGGGCCCCGTCCGCCCCCTCCGCCGTGCCCTCCAG GGCCTGGACCCGCTGTCGACGGCGAGGCTGTTCGCGGAGGCGCGGTGCGTGGGCGAGAGGAAGGTCGCCGGCGAGGACTGCTTCATCCTGAAGTTGTCGGCGGACGCGGAGACGCTGCGGCAGCGGAGCGAGGGCCCGGCGGAGATCATCCGGCACGTGCTCTTCGGCTACTTCAGCCAGCGCACGGGCCTGCTTGCGCAGTTGGAGGACTCGCACCTGACGCGCATCCAGCcgcacgccggcggcgacgccgtctACTGGGAGACCACCATCAGCTCCTTCCTCGAGGACTACCGCGCCGTCGACGGCGTGGCGATCGCGCACGCGGGGCGCTCCGCCGTGACGCTGTTCCGGTTCGGCGAGACGGCCATGAGCCACACCAAGACGCGCATGGAGGAGGCCTGGACCATCCAGGAGGCTGCGTTCAACGTGCCGGGCCTCTCCACCGACTGCTTCATCCCGCCCGCTGACATCCGCCGCGGCTCCGCCGGCGAGCCCCACTGCGAGCTCCCGCCGCGCGGCGGCAAGGCCGGCGCCGTGCACCCCGCGCGCGTCGCCGCTGCGGAGCGCGCGCACCCGCGGCGCGACGCGGTCGCCGGGGACAGGATCCACTGGACGGTGGAAATGTGA